One window of the Thermasporomyces composti genome contains the following:
- a CDS encoding oxygenase MpaB family protein: MADPATRRGSTTARRRAASRSGRAARDRRRSTRPDTGLFGPESVTWRVHREHLMWVAGVRALYLQALHPRVMRGTFQNSALFDRDRAWGRFVRTTEFVATRTYGTTAEVRRTSARVRAIHASLTGYNPDTGETFRLDEPEGLLWVHCGEIDSYVDVARRAGILRSDEEADQYVAESRRAAEVVGIRRSDAPASRAELTEYFERMRPKLYVTPEARRGVLNTFNPPFPLLLAPLRLAVPSLNVLAFATLPAWARQLYGIPSPPATDLAVTLTLRALRPLTALLPRPSVPPSTQP, translated from the coding sequence GTGGCGGACCCGGCGACCCGACGAGGCTCGACCACGGCGCGGCGGCGTGCGGCGAGCCGGTCCGGCCGTGCCGCCCGTGACCGGAGGCGGTCGACGCGGCCCGACACCGGGCTGTTCGGCCCGGAGTCGGTCACCTGGCGGGTGCACCGTGAACACCTCATGTGGGTGGCTGGTGTTCGCGCGCTGTACCTGCAGGCGCTGCACCCACGCGTGATGCGGGGAACGTTCCAGAACTCCGCGCTGTTCGACCGGGACCGAGCGTGGGGCCGGTTCGTGCGGACCACCGAGTTCGTGGCGACCCGTACCTACGGCACGACGGCCGAGGTCCGGCGCACGTCCGCGCGTGTTCGGGCGATCCACGCCTCGCTCACCGGCTACAACCCCGACACGGGCGAGACGTTCCGGCTCGACGAACCCGAAGGATTGCTGTGGGTGCACTGCGGCGAGATCGACTCCTACGTCGATGTCGCTCGGCGCGCCGGCATCCTGCGCAGCGACGAGGAAGCCGACCAGTACGTGGCGGAGAGCCGACGCGCAGCGGAGGTGGTGGGCATCCGACGGTCGGACGCGCCCGCCTCGCGCGCCGAGCTCACCGAGTACTTCGAGCGGATGCGCCCAAAGCTGTACGTGACACCAGAAGCCAGGCGAGGGGTGCTCAACACGTTCAACCCGCCGTTTCCGCTCTTGCTCGCGCCACTTCGGCTCGCCGTCCCGTCCCTCAACGTCTTGGCGTTCGCGACGCTGCCGGCCTGGGCGCGACAGCTGTACGGCATACCCTCACCTCCGGCCACCGACCTGGCGGTGACGCTGACGCTGCGTGCGCTGCGTCCGCTCACCGCGCTCCTGCCGCGTCCGTCCGTGCCACCGTCAACCCAGCCCTGA
- the ppdK gene encoding pyruvate, phosphate dikinase, whose product MFVYDFSQGNKDMRDLLGGKGANLAEMTNLGLPVPPGFTITTKACQVYLATGEEPPGLREEVTEHLRRVEQARGRRLGDPDDPLLVSVRSGAKFSMPGMMDTVLNIGLTDASVHGLARQAGDERFAWDSYRRLIQMYGKTVMGVDGARFDEALEDAKRRHGAEHDVDLDAAALRDLVASYKRILREETGQEFPQDPRTQLDAAIRAVFESWNAPRAVIYRRQEGISDDLGTAVNVVAMVFGNLGPDSGTGVAFTRDPATGARGVYGDYLPNAQGEDVVAGIRNTVPLSELARLDKRSYDELLDIMARLEAHYADLCDIEFTIERGKLWLLQTRVGKRTAAAAFRIAVQLVDEGLIDEEEALRRVDGWQLAQLMFPRFDENARRQAIAKGMNASPGAAVGRAVFDSATAVEWARRGENVILVRRETTPDDLDGMIAARGILTCRGGKTSHAAVVARGMGKTCVCGAEALDIDVSARTLTGPGGVVVREGDVLSIDGSTGEVFLGQIPVVDSPVVQYFEGTLDPASGDDLVRAVDRLMKVADARRRLGVRANADTPADAERARAMGATGIGLCRTEHMFLGERRRHVERLILAESDTEREAALEALLPAQRRDFIEILAAMDGLPVTVRLLDPPLHEFLPDLTDLAVRVAEARARGEEAAEDARLLSAVRRLHEQNPMLGLRGVRLGLVVPGLYAMQVRAIAEAAAQRIAEGGEPKVEIMIPLVGSVEELERAREEATAVVAEVAARAGVDLAIPIGTMIELPRAALTAARIARSADFFSFGTNDLTQTVWGFSRDDVEAAFFPAYLDMGIFAVSPFETLDVEGVGRLIRLACEEGRAVRPDLKLGVCGEHGGDPESVRFFHQVGLDYVSCSPFRVPIARLEAGRAAVLHGDDPGSDSR is encoded by the coding sequence ATGTTCGTCTACGACTTCTCCCAGGGCAACAAAGACATGCGGGACCTCCTCGGCGGAAAGGGTGCCAACCTCGCCGAGATGACCAACCTGGGTCTGCCCGTCCCGCCCGGCTTCACCATCACCACCAAGGCGTGCCAGGTCTACCTGGCCACCGGCGAGGAGCCGCCCGGCCTGCGCGAGGAGGTCACCGAGCACCTACGCCGCGTCGAGCAGGCGAGAGGACGCCGACTGGGTGACCCCGACGATCCGCTGCTGGTATCCGTGCGCTCCGGCGCGAAGTTCTCCATGCCGGGCATGATGGACACCGTCCTCAACATCGGCCTCACCGACGCGTCCGTGCATGGCCTGGCGCGGCAGGCCGGCGACGAGCGTTTCGCCTGGGACTCCTACCGGCGGCTGATCCAGATGTACGGCAAGACCGTCATGGGAGTCGACGGCGCCCGCTTCGACGAGGCGTTGGAGGACGCCAAACGGCGTCACGGCGCCGAGCACGACGTCGACCTCGACGCGGCCGCCCTGCGCGACCTGGTCGCCTCCTACAAGCGGATCCTGCGGGAGGAGACCGGTCAGGAGTTCCCGCAGGACCCGCGTACCCAGCTGGACGCCGCGATCCGCGCGGTCTTCGAGAGCTGGAACGCCCCACGCGCGGTGATCTACCGACGGCAGGAGGGCATCAGCGACGACCTCGGGACCGCGGTGAACGTGGTGGCCATGGTGTTCGGCAACCTCGGCCCCGACTCTGGCACGGGTGTGGCCTTCACGCGCGACCCCGCGACCGGCGCCCGAGGCGTCTACGGGGACTACCTGCCCAACGCGCAGGGCGAGGACGTGGTCGCCGGGATCCGCAACACCGTCCCGTTGTCGGAGCTCGCGCGGCTGGACAAGCGCAGCTACGACGAGCTGCTCGACATCATGGCGAGGTTGGAAGCCCACTACGCCGACCTGTGCGACATCGAGTTCACGATCGAGCGGGGCAAGCTGTGGTTGCTCCAGACACGGGTCGGCAAGCGCACCGCGGCCGCCGCGTTCCGGATCGCCGTCCAGCTCGTCGACGAGGGCCTGATCGACGAGGAGGAGGCGCTGCGCCGAGTCGATGGATGGCAGCTCGCCCAGCTGATGTTTCCGCGCTTCGACGAGAACGCGCGTCGGCAGGCCATCGCGAAGGGGATGAACGCCTCCCCGGGCGCCGCGGTCGGTCGAGCGGTCTTCGACAGCGCCACCGCGGTGGAGTGGGCACGGCGCGGCGAGAACGTCATCCTCGTCCGACGCGAGACCACGCCCGACGACCTAGACGGCATGATCGCGGCGCGCGGCATCCTCACCTGTCGCGGCGGCAAGACCTCCCACGCCGCGGTGGTCGCCCGCGGCATGGGCAAGACATGCGTGTGCGGCGCGGAGGCACTCGACATCGACGTCTCCGCTCGCACCCTCACCGGGCCCGGCGGGGTCGTGGTCCGCGAGGGCGACGTGCTGTCCATCGACGGCTCCACCGGTGAGGTCTTCCTCGGCCAGATCCCAGTCGTCGACTCGCCGGTGGTCCAGTACTTCGAGGGCACACTCGATCCGGCCTCCGGTGACGACCTGGTGCGGGCCGTCGACCGGCTCATGAAGGTCGCCGACGCCAGACGCCGACTCGGCGTCCGAGCCAACGCCGACACTCCAGCCGACGCCGAGCGCGCCCGCGCGATGGGAGCGACGGGCATCGGACTGTGCCGGACCGAGCACATGTTCCTGGGGGAACGCCGGCGCCACGTCGAGCGGCTCATCCTGGCCGAGAGTGACACGGAGCGCGAGGCCGCGCTGGAGGCGTTGCTACCCGCCCAGCGGCGGGACTTCATCGAGATCCTGGCGGCGATGGACGGCCTGCCAGTGACGGTGCGGCTGCTCGACCCTCCGCTGCACGAGTTCCTGCCCGACCTGACCGACCTGGCGGTGCGCGTCGCCGAGGCGAGGGCACGTGGCGAGGAAGCCGCCGAGGACGCCCGCCTGTTGAGCGCGGTCCGGCGTCTCCACGAGCAGAACCCCATGCTGGGTCTCCGCGGCGTGCGGCTCGGGCTCGTCGTACCCGGGCTGTACGCGATGCAGGTGCGGGCGATCGCCGAGGCGGCGGCCCAGCGGATCGCCGAGGGCGGGGAGCCCAAGGTCGAGATCATGATTCCGCTCGTCGGCTCCGTCGAGGAGCTGGAGCGGGCGCGCGAGGAGGCGACGGCGGTCGTCGCGGAAGTCGCCGCGCGTGCCGGCGTCGACCTCGCGATCCCGATCGGAACGATGATCGAGCTGCCGCGCGCGGCCTTGACTGCGGCCAGGATTGCTCGGTCGGCGGACTTCTTCTCCTTCGGCACCAACGACTTGACCCAGACCGTCTGGGGATTCTCGCGGGACGACGTGGAGGCCGCGTTCTTCCCCGCCTACCTCGACATGGGGATCTTCGCGGTCTCGCCCTTCGAGACCCTCGACGTCGAGGGCGTGGGGCGTCTGATCAGGCTGGCCTGTGAGGAGGGCCGCGCGGTCCGACCCGACCTCAAACTCGGCGTGTGCGGCGAGCACGGCGGTGACCCGGAGTCGGTGCGCTTCTTCCACCAGGTGGGCTTGGACTACGTGTCGTGCTCGCCGTTCCGGGTCCCCATCGCCAGGCTGGAGGCCGGCCGCGCGGCCGTCCTGCACGGAGACGACCCCGGCTCCGACAGCCGCTGA
- a CDS encoding phytanoyl-CoA dioxygenase family protein — protein sequence MATTPDALLVEYAHLLPTEADVAFYRTHGYWISPPILPSDVLDAAERGMARFYAGDTDRLLPDGSARVGWVPEHGEVLRKNDYSSLVVDELAALVRYPLLAACAARLSGTDTIRLWHDQLLYKPAEDTVPDAGRGKANVGWHTDRQYWRTCSSTDMLTAWVPFHDVGEREGAVSFVDGSHLWTEDVVLDFFNPDLSTLDAVRADHDVQVVVAEIPRGAVSFHHCRLLHGSGPNRSDAPRRSMAIHFQPGDNHYVEYRHPDGTLAWHPNDRLVRRTSDGVPDYADPVVCPRLWPPAI from the coding sequence ATGGCGACGACCCCCGATGCCCTCCTCGTGGAGTACGCGCACCTGCTTCCCACCGAGGCCGACGTGGCGTTCTATCGAACGCACGGCTACTGGATCTCTCCACCGATCCTGCCGTCGGACGTCTTGGACGCCGCCGAGCGAGGGATGGCCCGCTTCTACGCCGGGGACACGGACCGGTTGCTGCCCGATGGGTCAGCGCGTGTCGGGTGGGTGCCCGAGCACGGCGAGGTGTTGCGGAAGAACGACTACTCCTCCCTCGTCGTCGATGAGCTCGCCGCGTTGGTCCGCTACCCACTCCTCGCCGCCTGCGCGGCGCGGCTGAGCGGTACGGACACGATCCGGCTCTGGCACGACCAGCTGCTCTACAAGCCCGCTGAGGACACGGTGCCGGATGCCGGGAGGGGGAAGGCGAACGTCGGCTGGCACACCGACCGGCAGTACTGGCGGACCTGCTCCAGCACCGACATGCTCACCGCCTGGGTGCCTTTCCACGACGTCGGCGAGCGTGAGGGCGCGGTGTCGTTCGTCGACGGCAGCCACCTGTGGACCGAGGACGTGGTCCTCGACTTCTTCAACCCCGACTTGTCGACCCTCGACGCGGTTCGAGCCGACCACGACGTCCAGGTGGTCGTCGCGGAGATTCCACGGGGCGCGGTGAGTTTCCACCACTGTCGACTGCTGCACGGCAGCGGGCCGAACCGATCCGACGCTCCGCGACGGTCCATGGCGATCCACTTCCAGCCGGGCGACAACCACTACGTGGAGTACCGGCATCCGGACGGCACCCTCGCCTGGCATCCGAACGACCGCTTGGTCCGGCGTACCTCGGATGGTGTTCCTGACTACGCGGACCCGGTGGTGTGTCCGCGCCTGTGGCCACCTGCGATCTGA
- a CDS encoding deoxyguanosinetriphosphate triphosphohydrolase, with the protein MSGSRTFDDGGYGPADVERWVAEPPKSAGRTPFARDRARVLHSAALRRLAAKTQVVGPGADDFARTRLTHTLEVAQVGRELGQALGCDPDVVDTACLAHDLGHPPFGHNGEAALDEVARHIGGFEGNAQTLRVLTRLEAKTFAPDDTGKPGAGRSVGLNLTRASLDAATKYPWRRGEGPPDVPGKFGVYDDDLEVFTWLRRGVTGSRRCVEAQVMDFADDVAYSVHDVEDGVVSGRIRLARLADHAERRGVWEVVREWYVADATDDELDAAYDRLRSFGYWPERDYDGHRRTLAALKDMTSQLIGRFCQAAQEATHAAYGGGRLTRYRADLVVPRETRLEIAVLKGIAARYVMRSEERLSVLARQREVIHALVAVLQERAPEGLDPAFRADFEAAPDDAARLRVIVDQVASLTDASALALHRTLVETPT; encoded by the coding sequence ATGAGCGGTTCGCGGACGTTTGACGACGGTGGCTACGGTCCGGCCGATGTGGAGCGCTGGGTGGCCGAGCCGCCGAAGAGCGCAGGTCGGACACCGTTCGCACGGGACCGAGCGCGGGTTCTCCACTCCGCCGCGCTCCGCAGGCTCGCGGCGAAGACCCAGGTGGTGGGACCCGGTGCGGATGACTTCGCGCGGACGCGCCTCACCCACACGCTCGAGGTCGCGCAGGTGGGGCGCGAGCTAGGGCAAGCCCTGGGCTGCGACCCGGACGTCGTCGACACCGCCTGCCTGGCCCACGACCTCGGGCATCCGCCGTTCGGGCACAACGGCGAGGCCGCGTTGGACGAGGTGGCCCGCCACATCGGCGGCTTCGAAGGAAACGCCCAGACCCTTCGTGTGCTCACCCGCCTGGAAGCCAAGACCTTCGCCCCCGACGACACGGGGAAGCCGGGTGCCGGGCGCAGCGTGGGTCTCAACCTCACCCGAGCGAGCCTCGATGCCGCCACCAAGTACCCCTGGCGACGAGGCGAGGGTCCGCCGGACGTCCCGGGCAAGTTCGGCGTCTACGACGACGACCTCGAGGTCTTCACCTGGCTTCGCCGAGGTGTCACCGGGAGCCGTCGGTGCGTCGAGGCGCAGGTGATGGACTTCGCCGACGACGTGGCCTACTCCGTCCACGACGTCGAGGACGGTGTGGTCTCCGGGCGGATTCGCCTTGCTCGCCTCGCCGACCATGCCGAACGCCGCGGTGTGTGGGAGGTGGTTCGCGAGTGGTATGTCGCCGACGCGACGGACGACGAGCTCGACGCGGCGTATGACCGCCTGCGCTCCTTCGGATACTGGCCGGAGCGTGACTACGACGGGCACCGTCGCACGCTCGCGGCGCTGAAGGACATGACCAGCCAGCTGATCGGGCGTTTCTGTCAGGCCGCGCAGGAGGCGACCCACGCCGCCTACGGCGGTGGGCGACTCACCCGCTACCGCGCCGACCTGGTCGTCCCGCGCGAGACACGGCTGGAGATCGCCGTGCTCAAGGGGATCGCGGCACGCTACGTCATGCGCTCCGAGGAGCGGTTGAGCGTGCTGGCACGCCAGCGGGAGGTCATCCACGCACTGGTCGCCGTCCTCCAGGAGCGGGCCCCCGAGGGTCTTGACCCGGCGTTTCGAGCCGACTTCGAGGCGGCGCCGGATGACGCCGCCCGGCTTCGCGTCATCGTCGACCAGGTGGCGTCCCTCACCGACGCCTCGGCACTCGCGCTGCATCGCACCCTGGTCGAGACGCCGACCTGA
- a CDS encoding coenzyme F420-0:L-glutamate ligase has product MAFRNRESDKRRYGDIVYYDRGTVSVDGRAYQRLAVQTHFVTPGESYVDLLARYVKPLFQDGDIVVSGEKVVSMCQNNIVNRREIRVGFLARTLSKFASSGDHGVAMDEPLKLQLAINLAGRPRILLAAFLSGVTKLFGRSGVFYRVAGHGIAGIDGFYQRSSFDFYKDNAILNPIDPDGVTEEVYARLGMPLVIVDANDFNVEVFGTSRALRDQDEAFIKAIKAVLHDNPAGQSDEMTPFLLIRPQPAHVSASWDAGPPAVARTVPRGAAPVSRSGELGASPA; this is encoded by the coding sequence ATGGCGTTCAGAAACCGTGAGTCCGACAAGCGGCGGTACGGCGACATCGTCTACTACGACCGAGGCACGGTTTCGGTGGACGGCCGAGCCTACCAGCGTCTCGCCGTGCAAACCCACTTCGTGACGCCGGGGGAAAGCTACGTCGACCTGCTGGCGAGGTACGTCAAACCTCTCTTCCAAGACGGCGACATCGTCGTCTCGGGAGAAAAAGTCGTATCGATGTGCCAGAACAACATTGTCAACCGACGCGAGATTCGCGTCGGATTCCTGGCGAGGACCCTGTCGAAGTTCGCCAGCTCGGGCGACCACGGCGTGGCGATGGACGAGCCGTTGAAGCTACAGCTCGCCATCAACCTGGCCGGACGGCCTCGCATCCTGCTGGCGGCGTTCCTGAGCGGCGTGACGAAGCTCTTCGGGCGCTCCGGGGTGTTCTACCGCGTCGCCGGTCATGGGATCGCCGGAATCGACGGCTTCTACCAGCGCTCTTCCTTCGACTTCTACAAGGACAACGCCATCTTGAACCCGATCGACCCGGACGGTGTCACCGAGGAGGTCTACGCGCGGCTGGGCATGCCGCTGGTGATCGTCGACGCCAACGACTTCAACGTCGAGGTGTTCGGCACGTCGAGGGCCCTGCGAGACCAAGATGAGGCCTTCATCAAGGCCATCAAGGCCGTCCTGCACGACAACCCCGCCGGGCAGTCCGACGAGATGACGCCGTTCCTCCTCATTCGCCCGCAGCCGGCGCACGTGTCGGCCTCCTGGGATGCCGGCCCGCCCGCCGTCGCTCGGACCGTCCCACGCGGCGCCGCACCCGTCTCACGGTCCGGGGAACTCGGAGCCAGTCCGGCCTAG
- the murJ gene encoding murein biosynthesis integral membrane protein MurJ: protein MSERVADKAPDVELLRASAGMAIGTVVSRVTGFVRTLVLVWALGTALFGDAFNLANSVPNALYILVAGGALNAVFVPQLVRAMTRDPDGGEAFGQRLLTVATLILLAVTVLAVVGAPWLVSLYASSSLAAPENRPYFDLTVTFARYCLPQVLFYGLFVLLGQVLNARGRFGPMMWAPVLNNLVSIAVFTSYIGISGAHTPGEISAGEKALLGIGSTAGIAAQMLVLVPIVARTGFRLRPRFDFRGAGLGKSGRLALWTIGFVVVNQVWFFVSARLTTGAGIAAEQAYGDGVGYGLTPFLHAYTIVQLPHGVIAVSIVSALLPKMSRSASIGDIAAVREDLSQGLRTTAAAVMPAAFAFLALGPWMCVAMFDHFGAMNTESARVIGYVLMGYAVGLVGFCGQYVSLRGFYAFEDTRTPLFTQTVLVATSIALAVVADATLPIRWRTVGVATAYSIACWVGLAVNLAVLRRRWGHVDGRRLLRTHLRVGAASLVAAVVAFGVAVLCALALGDGALGALVAVVVGGVVLLAAYLALAWWTGIEEVTDVLAMVRDVVARARRRRA from the coding sequence GTGAGCGAGCGGGTCGCGGACAAGGCGCCGGACGTCGAGCTCTTGCGAGCCAGCGCGGGCATGGCGATCGGCACCGTGGTCTCGCGGGTGACCGGATTCGTGCGCACGCTCGTCCTCGTCTGGGCGCTGGGCACCGCGCTGTTCGGGGATGCCTTCAACCTCGCCAACTCGGTGCCGAACGCGCTCTACATCCTGGTGGCGGGTGGGGCGTTGAACGCGGTCTTCGTCCCCCAGCTGGTTCGGGCGATGACCCGCGACCCAGACGGCGGCGAGGCGTTCGGACAGCGACTGCTGACCGTCGCGACCCTCATCCTGCTCGCGGTCACCGTCCTCGCCGTCGTGGGCGCACCGTGGCTCGTGTCGCTGTACGCCAGCTCGTCTCTGGCGGCTCCGGAGAATCGCCCCTACTTCGATCTCACGGTGACGTTCGCGCGGTACTGCCTGCCGCAGGTCCTCTTCTACGGGCTGTTCGTGCTGCTCGGCCAGGTGCTCAACGCGCGGGGTCGATTCGGCCCCATGATGTGGGCACCCGTCCTGAACAACCTCGTCTCGATTGCCGTCTTCACCTCATACATCGGCATCTCCGGCGCCCACACCCCGGGGGAGATCAGCGCCGGCGAGAAGGCCCTCCTGGGGATCGGCTCCACGGCGGGCATCGCGGCCCAGATGCTGGTCTTGGTCCCGATCGTGGCGCGCACCGGCTTCCGGCTGCGTCCCCGCTTCGACTTCCGGGGCGCCGGCCTCGGCAAGTCGGGGCGACTGGCCTTGTGGACCATCGGCTTCGTCGTCGTCAACCAGGTGTGGTTCTTCGTCTCGGCCCGGCTCACCACGGGCGCGGGCATCGCGGCCGAGCAGGCCTATGGCGACGGAGTGGGCTACGGGCTCACGCCTTTCCTCCACGCGTACACGATCGTGCAGCTGCCGCACGGCGTCATCGCCGTGTCGATCGTCTCGGCCCTGCTGCCCAAGATGAGCCGGTCGGCCAGCATCGGAGACATCGCCGCGGTCCGGGAGGACCTTTCCCAAGGCCTGCGCACGACCGCCGCGGCCGTCATGCCGGCCGCGTTCGCGTTCCTCGCGCTCGGCCCGTGGATGTGTGTCGCGATGTTCGACCACTTCGGCGCCATGAACACCGAGAGTGCGCGCGTGATCGGCTACGTCCTCATGGGGTACGCGGTCGGCTTGGTCGGGTTCTGCGGCCAGTACGTCAGCCTCCGCGGCTTCTACGCGTTCGAGGACACCCGAACCCCGTTGTTCACTCAGACCGTTCTGGTGGCGACGAGCATCGCCCTGGCCGTCGTGGCCGACGCGACGTTGCCGATCCGCTGGCGCACCGTCGGTGTCGCGACCGCGTACTCCATCGCCTGTTGGGTCGGCCTCGCCGTCAACCTGGCCGTGCTGCGGCGACGCTGGGGCCACGTTGATGGGCGTCGATTGCTGCGCACCCATCTGCGGGTGGGGGCGGCGTCACTCGTCGCCGCCGTCGTGGCCTTCGGCGTGGCCGTGCTGTGCGCCCTCGCGCTGGGCGACGGTGCGCTCGGCGCCTTGGTCGCGGTCGTCGTGGGCGGTGTCGTCCTGCTCGCCGCCTACCTGGCGCTGGCTTGGTGGACGGGCATCGAGGAGGTCACCGACGTCCTCGCGATGGTCCGGGACGTCGTCGCCCGGGCACGCCGACGTCGGGCCTGA